The following coding sequences are from one uncultured Bacteroides sp. window:
- a CDS encoding GH116 family glycosyl hydrolase: MKKKLLMSLFGVVFAFPLLAQTWIWYPGDYELWLGNKMNNRRTERGAFFPPFWKMDSHYVLVEFSKKVDLQQPEEIEIWAEGQYNVKLDGKLQFGSPKKIMLTAGKHSLNIKVHNQLTPPSIFVKGNTIHSDSSWKVTFEDKEWIDESGKASDTSTTIYMDAGCWNFDMPEQLPSHYKLALKKQEAVKIKTTTASIATKSSSLVSNVYSMKDIGELFDFGKETFGYVTLQGLEGIGNINIYYGESPEEAQDTAYCETLDKLQLTGSAVINLATGISSPLKGNYTVSNSKAFRYIYITKDKSVKVDKVSMLYEYMPEEYRGSFRCNDQEINHIWDVAAYTMHLTTREFFIDGIKRDRWVWSGDAIQSYLMNYYLFFDKEEVKRTIWLLRGKDPVTSHINTIMDYTFFWFLSVYDYYMYTGDKHFVKQLYPRMQSMMDYVLQRTNKDGMVEGLAGDWVFVDWADGYMDKKGELSFEQVLFCKSLETMSLCAALVNDTNEESKYFALASALREKLQPAFWNTKKQALVHNRVNGKQSEAITRYANMFSVFFDYMTPQQKQAVKHSVLLNDSVMKITTPYMRFYELEALCAMGEQKAVMDEMKAYWGGMLCEGATSFWEKYNPTDKGKQHLAMYGRPYGKSLCHAWGASPIYLLGKYYLGVSPVKEGYKEFSIKPVLGGLRWMEGDVPTPNGKIHVYMNNHCIKVKADEGSGYLYIVSKRKPTASIGEIEKIAKNTYRLWIDTRDELIVKY; encoded by the coding sequence ATGAAGAAAAAATTATTAATGTCTCTTTTTGGGGTTGTTTTTGCATTTCCTTTATTGGCACAAACATGGATTTGGTATCCTGGAGATTATGAATTGTGGTTAGGTAATAAAATGAATAATCGCCGTACAGAGCGAGGTGCTTTTTTCCCTCCTTTTTGGAAAATGGATAGTCATTATGTTCTTGTGGAGTTTAGTAAGAAAGTTGACCTGCAACAACCTGAAGAGATTGAAATATGGGCTGAGGGACAATACAATGTGAAATTGGACGGAAAACTTCAGTTTGGCTCTCCTAAAAAGATTATGCTAACTGCAGGTAAGCATAGTTTAAATATTAAGGTACATAATCAATTAACTCCTCCTTCCATTTTTGTTAAAGGTAATACGATTCATTCTGATTCTTCGTGGAAAGTTACTTTTGAGGATAAAGAATGGATTGATGAAAGCGGTAAAGCTAGTGATACTTCGACTACGATCTATATGGATGCGGGCTGCTGGAATTTTGATATGCCTGAGCAATTGCCATCTCACTATAAACTTGCATTAAAAAAACAGGAAGCTGTGAAGATTAAAACAACAACTGCTTCTATTGCAACGAAATCTTCTTCTCTTGTTTCAAATGTCTATTCAATGAAAGATATTGGTGAGTTATTTGACTTCGGAAAAGAAACTTTTGGTTATGTTACTCTTCAGGGATTAGAAGGAATAGGTAATATAAATATCTATTACGGAGAGAGTCCGGAAGAGGCTCAGGATACTGCTTATTGTGAAACACTGGATAAATTACAACTCACCGGATCGGCAGTTATCAACTTGGCTACTGGTATTTCATCTCCTTTGAAGGGAAATTATACAGTGAGTAATAGTAAAGCCTTTCGTTATATTTATATCACGAAAGACAAAAGTGTGAAGGTTGATAAGGTTAGCATGCTTTATGAATACATGCCTGAAGAATATCGAGGAAGCTTTCGATGTAATGATCAAGAGATTAATCATATATGGGATGTAGCAGCTTATACAATGCATCTCACTACTAGAGAATTTTTTATTGACGGTATCAAAAGAGATCGTTGGGTTTGGAGTGGAGATGCTATTCAAAGCTATCTGATGAATTACTATCTCTTTTTTGATAAAGAGGAAGTAAAACGAACAATTTGGCTATTGCGTGGTAAAGATCCTGTTACGAGCCATATTAATACCATCATGGATTATACTTTCTTTTGGTTTTTGAGTGTATATGATTACTATATGTATACCGGAGATAAACATTTTGTGAAACAACTCTATCCGCGTATGCAGAGCATGATGGATTATGTACTGCAACGTACGAATAAAGATGGTATGGTTGAAGGGCTGGCAGGAGACTGGGTCTTTGTTGATTGGGCAGATGGCTATATGGATAAAAAAGGTGAATTATCTTTTGAACAAGTATTGTTCTGCAAAAGCTTGGAGACAATGTCACTTTGCGCTGCTTTGGTAAATGATACAAATGAAGAAAGTAAATATTTTGCTTTGGCATCTGCATTGAGAGAGAAGTTGCAACCTGCTTTTTGGAATACAAAAAAACAGGCATTGGTACATAACAGAGTGAACGGGAAGCAGAGTGAAGCAATTACTCGTTATGCTAATATGTTTTCTGTCTTTTTCGATTACATGACTCCTCAGCAGAAGCAAGCTGTTAAGCACTCTGTCTTACTCAATGATAGCGTTATGAAAATTACCACTCCTTATATGCGTTTCTATGAACTTGAGGCTCTTTGTGCTATGGGTGAGCAGAAGGCAGTCATGGATGAGATGAAAGCTTATTGGGGAGGTATGCTTTGTGAAGGTGCCACTTCTTTTTGGGAGAAATATAATCCGACAGATAAAGGTAAACAACATTTGGCTATGTATGGCCGCCCTTATGGAAAAAGCCTTTGTCACGCATGGGGAGCTAGTCCCATTTATTTATTGGGAAAATATTATTTGGGAGTTTCTCCGGTGAAAGAAGGATATAAAGAATTCTCTATTAAACCTGTTCTCGGTGGATTGAGATGGATGGAAGGAGATGTTCCTACTCCAAATGGTAAGATTCATGTGTATATGAACAATCATTGTATTAAGGTAAAGGCTGACGAAGGTAGTGGCTATTTATACATTGTAAGTAAGCGTAAACCTACTGCTTCTATAGGGGAAATTGAAAAAATAGCTAAAAATACTTATCGCTTGTGGATAGATACGAGAGATGAGCTTATTGTAAAATATTAG
- the xyl3A gene encoding xylan 1,4-beta-xylosidase, whose translation MIMMAQEAYKNPKLTPEERAEDLLPRLTLEEKVGLMQNSSIAIPRLGIKAYDWWSEALHGIARAGKATVFPQAIGMAASFDKDLLYQVFDAVSDEARVKYRQFSSAGQRGRYQGLTVWTPNINIFRDPRWGRGQETYGEDPYLTSQMGQAVVHGLQGDPNAKYDKLHACAKHFAVHSGPEWNRHTYNAENISPRDLWETYLPAFKDLVQKADVKEVMCAYNRFEGDPCCGSNRLLMQILRDEWGYKGLVVSDCGAIGDFYNPIPRGHGTDPDAKHASAKAVMSGTDVECGGSFRSLTDAVKAGIIKEDKINTSILRLLKARFELGEMDDPSLVPWMSLKDEVINSPKHQQLALKMAHESMTLLQNRDHILPLSKNLKIAVMGPNAMDSVTMWANYNGLPFHTVTILEGLKNKISANQLIYEQGCGHTESKRLLSLFEECSLGGKQGFEATYFGNTAFEGDPIAKDWVSTPFNFNAAGGTVFARDVPLTNFSARYHSVFTPKEAGDVCLYLNLVGGYSLYINGVKQNSGRSIGFPTNVYTIKAEVGKSYDIRLDYSVRNDGMLVFNIAKEVDADLDRSVAAVKDADVVIFVGGISPKLEGEEMSVKVEGFKGGDRTNIELPAIQRTLLKKIHDAGKKIVYVNCSGSAIGLKPETKTCDAILQAWYPGQAAGTAVADVLFGDYNPAGRLPVTFYENVDQLPDFEDYNMKGRTYRYFKGKALFPFGYGQSYTTFAYGEGKLSKSTIKSGENVCLDIPVTNTGKMDGDEVVQIYISCPSDMEGPIKTLRGFKRVSLRAGETKHVDFELSKEDLQWFDTATNTMHCLPGEYKLLYGASSADTDLKELKLIIEE comes from the coding sequence ATGATAATGATGGCTCAGGAAGCTTATAAAAATCCAAAGTTGACACCTGAAGAACGAGCAGAAGATCTTTTACCACGACTCACGTTAGAGGAGAAGGTGGGGCTAATGCAAAATTCTTCCATTGCTATACCGCGATTAGGCATTAAAGCCTATGATTGGTGGAGCGAAGCTCTTCATGGCATTGCACGTGCTGGTAAAGCAACTGTTTTCCCTCAGGCTATTGGTATGGCAGCATCCTTTGATAAAGATCTTCTTTATCAGGTGTTTGACGCCGTTAGTGATGAAGCTCGCGTTAAGTATCGTCAATTTAGCAGTGCCGGACAACGTGGTCGTTATCAGGGGTTGACTGTTTGGACTCCTAATATAAATATCTTCCGAGATCCACGCTGGGGGAGAGGACAGGAAACATATGGTGAGGATCCTTATCTTACTAGCCAGATGGGACAAGCAGTCGTTCATGGATTGCAGGGAGATCCTAATGCGAAGTATGATAAATTGCATGCTTGTGCTAAACATTTCGCTGTGCATAGCGGGCCGGAATGGAACAGACATACTTATAATGCAGAAAACATTTCTCCTCGTGATTTATGGGAGACTTATCTACCGGCTTTTAAGGATTTGGTTCAAAAAGCAGATGTAAAAGAAGTTATGTGTGCGTATAATCGTTTTGAAGGAGACCCTTGTTGCGGTTCAAATAGACTTCTTATGCAAATTCTTCGTGATGAGTGGGGATACAAAGGCTTGGTAGTCAGTGATTGCGGAGCTATTGGCGATTTTTATAATCCAATACCTAGAGGACATGGAACTGATCCGGATGCTAAACATGCTTCTGCAAAAGCAGTAATGAGTGGAACTGATGTGGAGTGCGGAGGAAGTTTTAGAAGTTTGACTGATGCTGTGAAAGCCGGAATCATAAAAGAGGATAAGATCAATACATCAATTTTGCGTTTGCTTAAGGCTCGTTTTGAATTAGGCGAAATGGACGATCCTTCATTGGTTCCTTGGATGAGCTTGAAAGATGAAGTGATTAACAGCCCAAAGCACCAGCAGTTGGCTTTGAAAATGGCCCATGAGAGTATGACATTACTGCAAAATAGAGATCATATTTTACCTCTTTCAAAGAATCTTAAGATAGCTGTTATGGGGCCTAATGCAATGGATTCTGTGACTATGTGGGCAAACTATAACGGACTTCCTTTTCATACTGTTACTATTTTGGAAGGGTTAAAAAACAAAATATCTGCAAATCAACTTATCTATGAACAAGGATGTGGGCATACAGAGTCTAAGAGACTTTTGAGCTTATTTGAAGAGTGCTCTTTGGGTGGGAAACAAGGATTTGAAGCTACCTATTTTGGTAATACTGCATTTGAAGGAGATCCAATTGCAAAAGATTGGGTCAGTACTCCCTTCAATTTTAATGCAGCAGGTGGAACGGTGTTTGCCCGTGATGTACCTTTGACAAACTTTTCGGCTCGTTATCATTCTGTTTTTACTCCCAAAGAAGCAGGAGATGTCTGTTTGTATCTGAACCTTGTAGGTGGATATAGCCTATATATAAATGGGGTAAAGCAGAATAGCGGACGAAGTATCGGATTTCCTACTAATGTATATACTATTAAAGCGGAAGTGGGTAAGTCATATGACATTCGTTTGGATTATAGTGTTCGTAATGATGGAATGCTCGTTTTCAACATAGCCAAAGAAGTGGATGCTGATTTAGATAGGAGTGTTGCTGCTGTAAAAGATGCGGATGTCGTGATCTTTGTGGGTGGTATCTCTCCGAAGCTTGAAGGAGAAGAGATGTCTGTTAAAGTAGAAGGCTTTAAGGGAGGGGATCGCACTAATATTGAATTACCCGCTATTCAGCGAACTCTGCTTAAAAAAATACATGATGCAGGGAAAAAAATAGTTTATGTGAATTGCTCAGGCTCCGCTATTGGTTTGAAACCGGAAACAAAGACTTGTGATGCTATACTTCAAGCATGGTATCCTGGGCAGGCTGCCGGAACAGCTGTTGCTGATGTACTTTTTGGAGATTATAATCCGGCTGGTCGCTTACCTGTTACTTTTTATGAAAATGTTGATCAACTACCCGATTTTGAGGATTATAACATGAAGGGACGTACCTATCGTTACTTCAAAGGCAAAGCTCTTTTCCCGTTTGGTTATGGACAAAGCTATACTACTTTTGCTTATGGGGAAGGAAAATTGTCTAAATCGACCATAAAATCTGGAGAGAATGTTTGTTTGGATATTCCTGTTACCAACACAGGAAAGATGGATGGAGATGAAGTTGTGCAGATTTACATTAGTTGCCCGTCGGATATGGAAGGACCAATAAAAACGTTGCGTGGCTTTAAGCGTGTTTCCCTTAGAGCAGGGGAAACCAAACATGTAGACTTTGAACTTTCAAAGGAAGACCTTCAATGGTTTGATACAGCAACTAATACGATGCACTGCCTGCCGGGAGAATATAAATTACTTTATGGAGCTAGCTCTGCGGATACTGATTTGAAAGAGCTGAAGCTTATAATAGAAGAGTAG